GGCACCGACGGAAGCACGAGCGCGACGCTTAAAATCACCGAAGCCGTTACCGTAACCGTAACCTTTAAGCAGGTACTGTGTAAAATCGATTTCGGCGTGGATGGCGGACACGGCACACTCAAAGCCGAAGTTGACGGCAGCGAAATCAGTTCGGGCGATAAAGTGGAACACGGCAAAACCGTCGTCTTTACGGCAACGCCGGCATATTCGAGTTATGCGGTCGAACAATGGACGAACAACGGAACGGTCATCTCGGGAGGAGCAAATACAACCTACAACCATACCGTAATGGCAGCGGCAAACATCAAAGTAAAGTTTAAATATGCCGGTCCTGCGCTCACGGTGGATACAACGGCATTTACCAAAACGGCAGGAGATGATTTTGAATACCGGTTTGTAACGGCAGGTTCCGGCAGCTACACGGCGGAAGCTGAAACGCCGGACATCCTCACACTTTACACAGACAAACTGAACAGTCAGGGTAAAATCGAGATATGGTGCGAACAAGTCGGCTCAACGCGCATAAAGATAACCGACAAAGTAAGCGGACAAACAGCTTTTTCGGGGCTCATCACCGTCAAAGTAAACGAAGACTACTTTGAAGAAGGCGGCGTGCGCTACCACATAACGGACAAAGATGAGCGAGAGGTGAGCGTAACCGCAGGTACAAGTCATGGACCTGACGTGCCGTATACGGGAACATCACTTACCATACTCAAAGAAGTTACCCACGGCGGCGTAACCTACACGGTAACAGATGTAGAGTGGGTCTCTACCTGGGGAACGACGCTGCAAAGCGTAACGGTCGCATCCGATAACGAGTTCCTTTCTTCCCAAAACGGCGTTATTTTTAACAAAAATAAAACCGAACTCCTCTGGTACCCATGCGGCAAACCTGACACTTCTTACGCCGTTCCTGCAAGTGTAATAAGCTTAGAAAGGAGCTCGTTTGATGAAGTTGCCGCATTGTCTTCCGTTACACTGCCAAACGGTTTAAAGCGTATTGGAGACTATGTGTTTTGCGGTTGTCCCAACCTTACAACGCTTAACTTGCCGTCTTCGCTGGAATTTATCGGCCATTATTCGCTGTGCAGAATAAAAGTGAGTTCGATAGTTGTGCCGGAAAACATAAAAGTTCTTAATAACAGCTTTCTTGTCTCCTGCCCCGAATTGACGTCGGTCGAGCTCCCTTCAACGCTTACCCAAATAAGGTGGTATTCACTTTCGAGAAATCCTAAACTGAAGACGGTAACGTGCAAAGCGGCAACTCCGCCGGTCATTACAGCTGGCCAAGAAGTGTTTAAGAACACGCCCATCGGTTTCGCAACGCTCCGCGTCCCCGCCGGCTCCAAAGCACTCTACCAAGCCGCAG
This Treponema socranskii subsp. buccale DNA region includes the following protein-coding sequences:
- a CDS encoding leucine-rich repeat domain-containing protein, with the translated sequence MLFAAALVFTGCSNGSDSGGGTPPVPPPVTKYKVELDYNIGGNVRVTPALSDDGMAAENTELTFTAEPLQGYELEKWELDGTAVNGTALTYTLKVTANAKIKVSFKTNGGTPPVNHTVMLTPPVHGRVEFVPQLPNPHNNDVPEGTELIFRAEPDAGYAVDKWTVSSGSFLAGGTDGSTSATLKITEAVTVTVTFKQVLCKIDFGVDGGHGTLKAEVDGSEISSGDKVEHGKTVVFTATPAYSSYAVEQWTNNGTVISGGANTTYNHTVMAAANIKVKFKYAGPALTVDTTAFTKTAGDDFEYRFVTAGSGSYTAEAETPDILTLYTDKLNSQGKIEIWCEQVGSTRIKITDKVSGQTAFSGLITVKVNEDYFEEGGVRYHITDKDEREVSVTAGTSHGPDVPYTGTSLTILKEVTHGGVTYTVTDVEWVSTWGTTLQSVTVASDNEFLSSQNGVIFNKNKTELLWYPCGKPDTSYAVPASVISLERSSFDEVAALSSVTLPNGLKRIGDYVFCGCPNLTTLNLPSSLEFIGHYSLCRIKVSSIVVPENIKVLNNSFLVSCPELTSVELPSTLTQIRWYSLSRNPKLKTVTCKAATPPVITAGQEVFKNTPIGFATLRVPAGSKALYQAAEGWKDFGTIVEY